Proteins encoded together in one Lathyrus oleraceus cultivar Zhongwan6 chromosome 5, CAAS_Psat_ZW6_1.0, whole genome shotgun sequence window:
- the LOC127082530 gene encoding secreted RxLR effector protein 161-like, with amino-acid sequence MSSRKEALTSLETGENLRKKTNDELVSAILYKQIIGSLRYLFITRSYICQSVGLLSRSTEKPQECHLTAVKGMMSYIKGKIDHGVLMSRKKKTSVDAEVYCYTDSDFSGDQDMKKSNVCYIFMIVGAPISWSSGKQGIVALSSCEAKYVTASYATCQVAWIKMSLEDLKIMETEKKEVVCRQQVSYRLGESSSVSWSK; translated from the coding sequence ATGAGTAGCCGTAAGGAAGCTCTTACATCATTGGAGACTGGAGAAAATTTGAGAAAGAAAACAAATGATGAGCTTGTAAGTGCAATACTATACAAGCAAATCATTGGATCCTTGAGATATCTTTTCATTACTAGGTCATACATTTGTCAAAGTGTCGGATTGTTGAGTAGGTCCACGGAGAAGCCTCAAGAATGTCATCTAACAGCAGTCAAGGGAATGATGAGCTACATCAAAGGTAAGATTGATCATGGTGTGCTGATGTCGAGGAAAAAGAAGACCAGCGTCGATGCAGAGGTATATTGCTACACTGATTCAGATTTCAGTGGAGATCAAGACATGAAAAAGAGTAATGTATGCTACATATTCATGATTGTAGGTGCCCCAATTTCATGGAGTTCAGGAAAGCAAGGCATTGTGGCTTTGTCATCTTGTGAAGCTAAATATGTGACTGCATCATATGCAACATGTCAAGTAGCATGGATAAAGATGTCGCTCGAAGATCTCAAGATAATGGAAACTGAGAAAAAAGAAGTTGTTTGTCGACAACAAGTCAGCTATCGACTTGGCGAATCATCTAGTGTGTCATGGTCGAAGTAA
- the LOC127087257 gene encoding disease resistance protein RPV1: MSSFFPDVPKLHNFFHDPTMFHEVFLSFRGQDTRSSFTSHLYASLRNAGIDVFKDDHGLPRGDNISSSLIQAIEGSQISVIVLSVNYAGSQWCLKELVKIMECHRTTGQIVLPVFYGVDPSEVRHQTGEFGKVFRNLLDKISNEENEDNFVNLNLGIDCGYSLFKYQLFQNQLRQVASLAGFVVLNYRNESEAIKDIVENVTRLLDKTDLFIANNPVGVESRVQDMIQVLEKDSQQSNDVLLLGVWGMGGVGKTTIAKAIYNKIGRNFDGRSFVANIREVWEENASQVNLQEKLLFDIFKEMTTKIQSIENGKIILKDKLCHRRVLIVLDDVNTLDQLNALCGSHKWFGLGSRIIITTRDRHILRCNRVNEVYEMKNMDESESVELFSWHAFKQASPAKDFAEISRNVVEYSGGLPLALEVLGSYLFDRGLIEWHSVLEKLKIIPNDQVQKKLKISYDGLNDYTEKEIFLDIACFFIGMDRNDVILVLNGSRLFAEIGISILVERSLVTVDDKNKLGMHDLLRDMGREIIREKSPEEPEARCRLWFHDDVLDVLSNQSGTKAIKGLSLKLQRANAKCFSTNAFKKMTRLRLLQLAGVKLDGDFEYLSRDLRWLSWNEFPLTHMPTNLYRGELVSIELENSNVNILWKEVQMMGDLKILNLSHSHCLTHTPDFSYMPNLEKLILKDCPMLSEVSPSIGHLNKILLINLEDCISLCSLPKSIYKLKSLKTLILSGCRKIDKFEQDLEQMESLTTLLANNTAITRVPFSVVRSKSIGYISMCGYQGFSRDVFPSIIWSWMSPTNDVISLFQTPTVMSSLVSLVVPSSSSHQLSSFSNQLPRLRSLWVDCSSEDQLSLDAKIILDALYATVSKEFESTASTSRVSNIPTSTLIQTTSRVSDIPTSTLIQSSSQVQVLGSKHSLKSLLIQMGMDCQVTNILKEKILQNMDVNGSGGCLFPNDSYPDWLTFNSEGSSVTFKVPRVEGRNLKTMMCIVYTSTLDNITEDGLKNVLVNNYTKATIQLYKREALLSFNDEESQRVVSSLEPGNKVEVVVVFDNNFIVKKIAVYLVYDKAIGRSMDLYHLPDLNVIACSDDENECSIKRFLTLGQPADDFNQNRKKKNRVE, encoded by the exons ATGTCTTCCTTCTTCCCGGACGTCCCCAAACTTCACAATTTTTTTCACGATCCAACAATGTTCCACGAAGTCTTCCTAAGCTTCAGAGGCCAAGACACTCGTTCTTCCTTCACTTCACATCTCTACGCTTCTCTTCGAAACGCCGGAATCGACGTCTTTAAAGACGATCATGGGCTTCCAAGGGGAGATAACATTTCATCATCCCTAATTCAAGCAATTGAAGGTTCTCAAATTTCTGTTATCGTTTTATCAGTCAATTACGCCGGATCGCAATGGTGTCTCAAAGAATTGGTGAAAATAATGGAGTGTCACAGAACCACAGGCCAAATTGTTCTGCCGGTGTTCTACGGTGTAGATCCTTCTGAAGTACGTCATCAAACTGGTGAATTTGGAAAAGTGTTTCGTAATCTTTTGGATAAGATTTCAAACGAGGAGAATGAAGATAATTTTGTAAATTTGAATTTAGGAATAGATTGTGGATACTCGCTTTTTAAATATCAGCTTTTTCAAAACCAGCTTCGTCAGGTTGCTAGCCTTGCTGGCTTCGTAGTACTAAATTACAG GAATGAAAGTGAGGCTATCAAGGATATTGTTGAAAATGTTACACGTTTGCTTGACAAGACAGACTTATTTATCGCTAATAATCCGGTGGGAGTTGAATCTCGAGTGCAAGATATGATTCAAGTGTTAGAAAAAGATAGTCAACAATCAAATGATGTTCTCCTGTTAGGGGTGTGGGGTATGGGGGGAGTTGGTAAAACAACCATTGCCAAAGCTATTTACAATAAAATTGGCCGCAATTTTGATGGTAGAAGCTTCGTTGCAAATATTCGAGAAGTTTGGGAGGAAAATGCTAGCCAAGTCAATTTACAAGAAAAACTTCTCTTTGATATCTTCAAAGAAATGACAACCAAAATACAAAGCATTGAAAACGGAAAAATCATATTAAAGGATAAACTCTGCCATAGAAGAGTACTAATTGTACTTGATGATGTTAATACATTGGACCAACTCAATGCTTTGTGTGGAAGTCATAAATGGTTTGGTTTGGGGAGTAGAATAATTATCACAACAAGAGATAGACATATACTTCGTTGCAATAGGGTTAACGAAGTATATGAAATGAAGAATATGGATGAAAGTGAATCAGTTGAGCTATTTAGTTGGCATGCATTCAAGCAAGCAAGTCCTGCAAAAGATTTTGCTGAAATTTCCAGAAATGTTGTGGAGTATTCTGGGGGACTGCCGTTGGCTCTAGAAGTCCTTGGGTCGTATTTGTTTGATAGAGGGCTAATTGAGTGGCATTCTGTATTGGAGAAACTCAAAATAATTCCTAACGACCAAGTACAAAAGAAGCTAAAAATAAGCTATGATGGTTTAAATGATTATACCGAGAAAGAAATATTCCTTGACATAGCTTGTTTCTTTATTGGGATGGACCGAAATGATGTTATCCTTGTATTAAATGGTTCTAGACTTTTTGCAGAAATTGGAATAAGTATCCTTGTTGAGCGAAGTCTTGTAACTGTTGATGATAAGAACAAGCTTGGAATGCATGATTTGCTACGAGATATGGGAAGAGAAATCATTCGTGAGAAATCACCAGAGGAGCCTGAGGCGCGTTGCAGGTTGTGGTTTCATGATGACGTGCTTGATGTATTATCAAATCAATCT GGAACAAAAGCTATCAAGGGGTTGTCTCTGAAGCTGCAAAGAGCTAATGCAAAATGTTTTAGTACTAATGCATTTAAGAAGATGACACGACTCAGATTACTTCAACTTGCTGGAGTGAAACTTGATGGAGATTTTGAATATCTTTCAAGAGATCTAAGATGGCTGTCATGGAATGAATTTCCTTTAACGCACATGCCTACAAACCTTTATCGAGGAGAATTAGTTTCCATTGAGTTAGAGAACAGCAATGTTAACATTCTGTGGAAAGAGGTTCAG ATGATGGGAGATCTGAAAATTCTCAATCTCAGTCATTCACATTGTTTGACACACACCCCTGACTTTTCATACATGCCTAATCTTGAAAAGCTAATACTCAAAGATTGCCCAATGCTGTCTGAGGTTTCTCCTAGCATCGGACATCTAAATAAAATTCTTCTGATAAATTTGGAAGACTGTATTAGCCTTTGTAGCCTCCCAAAAAGCATATATAAGTTGAAATCGTTGAAAACTCTCATTCTTTCCGGTTGCAGAAAGATTGACAAGTTTGAACAGGATTTGGAACAGATGGAATCTTTAACTACCTTGCTTGCAAATAACACTGCAATAACAAGAGTGCCGTTTTCAGTTGTAAGGTCCAAAAGCATTGGATACATTTCTATGTGCGGCTATCAAGGATTTTCACGTGATGTGTTTCCATCTATCATTTGGTCTTGGATGTCACCAACAAATGATGTCATATCTCTATTTCAAACACCTACTGTCATGTCATCCCTGGTTTCTTTGGTTGTACCAAGTAGTAGTTCCCATCAACTATCATCTTTTTCTAACCAACTTCCAAGGCTTCGAAGTCTTTGGGTGGATTGCAGCTCTGAAGACCAACTTTCTCTTGATGCGAAAATAATTTTGGATGCTTTATATGCCACCGTTTCTAAGGAATTCGAATCAACTGCATCTACATCACGAGTATCAAATATTCCTACTTCTACATTAATTCAAACTACATCACGAGTATCAGATATTCCTACTTCTACATTAATTCAAAGCAGCAGTCAAGTGCAGGTTTTGGGATCAAAACATTCCTTGAAGTCACTTTTAATTCAAATGGGAATGGATTGCCAAGTCACCAATATTCTCAAAGAGAAAATTTTACAG AATATGGATGTCAACGGGAGCGGTGGTTGTTTGTTCCCCAATGATAGTTATCCAGATTGGTTAACCTTTAATTCTGAAGGATCTTCGGTAACTTTTAAAGTCCCTCGAGTGGAAGGGCGTAACTTGAAGACAATGATGTGTATTGTCTATACTTCAACTCTAGATAACATAACAGAAGATGGCCTTAAAAATGTGTTGGTGAACAATTACACAAAGGCCACCATTCAGCTCTATAAGAGAGAGGCATTACTCTCGTTTAAtgatgaagagagccagagagTAGTATCAAGTTTAGAACCGGGTAACAAAGTGGAGGTCGTTGTTGTTTTTGACAACAATTTCATTGTGAAGAAGATAGCGGTTTATCTTGTATATGATAAAGCAATTGGTAGAAGTATGGATCTATATCATTTACCAGATTTGAATGTTATTGCTTGTAGTGATGATGAAAATGAATGCTCTATCAAGAGATTTCTTACTCTAGGACAGCCCGCTGATGACTTCAATCAGAACAGAAAGAAGAAGAATCGAGTGGAATGA